A DNA window from Daucus carota subsp. sativus chromosome 3, DH1 v3.0, whole genome shotgun sequence contains the following coding sequences:
- the LOC135151512 gene encoding uncharacterized protein LOC135151512 produces MSTTTFEFNGAKFLTNNYAAILDNDEAPKEFHLIQDVLAHSELMYALTQPESISPSQVVTFWRTANYDDGGDHGSPSLTCEYEGQEYFVSPATIRKALHLPDHHKFDSPVPTQTLRDMMNFFGYSASTDKMGELKRPHLCKEWSFYYDCITRAFGDRRKENMNIVYYARFCQLIFSYCFPAIPIPESGNELPFKITKRAFTDLIKKDSKKPNAPVFVIPVTVQDKLRVAMPDKYGPLFSDENIPQLPSSSAQPDAHPTSGPSQQGPVVKSDQTLTSGPSQKGSVETTSPKRVLRSSKSPSKPSPPPRKRRFLQKISDSDSDEAPPHPPPAKKQRKKIKPTDITDLTVETPQSEDPIQTLIQFSDQPSGAEPVMIEPISAVPLEPLAADIQMSESISACNDQPVVAKSDEVLKLNQESLIQHEDITAADTHVSDKTPDIPSQSEDAHIEVVLQMIQDSLIQTQANVAAPVQEVPIAATSDAATEALASHTLSIFVNDDDDDATEVTSVPIQTSTSPTSDPVRESTPVKIDSPVHTWSPVRESTPTPVHASPIQHPISAQRKVCQLSYFKRMCRVPPPSVEDRLASIEATQTSMQHTLADLSCSVAQLVQVLTSADVKKGEKISKDKCKSDQQMTKRRPDGDEEGNREMADKQLKLLQIKEKERSNNEANSDRPRDSQQKHKSMELTIMSQVQSISEAVRISDDISKELAVVNSEVEKKKKEDLIPESDKLIEAGDPESQKFCQTLKFRGRETTLFYKSPSLQAIDEAVARKIFEKENPGKSMIKIASENPSQRMIKLSKNANIITDVSDQTEEEEAGLTRRRKGEVKLISDITLTSDNAQVKAPVTEEKTEDTKVSWLKINSEKTQDQKKKSLFGSLGTSLYKESSMLTRIRAHGTRGKEAYDTTGLGHRKEKIQTSSATTFRDPYPLTEKVGESVTQKDLDKVESVQILMDTHDGTGDKEKIAIFLEQTKGDSAERGNGKKQGECLESSYLSDWG; encoded by the exons ATGTCGACTACAACATTTGAGTTCAATGGGGCGAAGTTTCTCACCAACAATTATGCTGCCATCCTTGATAATGATGAAGCACCCAAGGAATTTCATCTGATTCAAGATGTTCTAGCACACAGTGAACTGATGTACGctctgactcaaccagagtctaTTTCTCCCTCGCAGGTCGTCACCTTCTGGAGGACAGCTAATTACGATGATGGGGGTGACCATGGCTCTCCATCTCTGACCTGTGAGTATGAGGGTCAGGAGTATTTTGTCTCACCAGCAactatcaggaaggctcttcatcttcctgatcaCCACAAGTTTGATTCTCcagtccctactcaaactctgagggatATGATGAACTTCTTCGGCTATTCAGCAAGCACTGataagatgggggaactcaagcgtccACATCTATGCAAGGAATGGAGCTTCTACTATGACTGCATCACACGGGCCTTCG GAGATAGGAGAaaagagaatatgaatattgtgtattatgctagattttgtcagcttatattctcttaCTGTTTTCCGGCTATACCTATACCTGAATCTGGGAATGAACTGccatttaaaattacaaaacgTGCATTTACTGATCTAATTAAGAAGGACAGCAAGAAACCCAATGCACCAGTGTTTGTTATTCCTGTAACAGTACAGGATAAGTTAAGGGTAGCTATGCCAGATAAGTATGGAccattattctctgatgagaatataccacaGCTTCCCTCTTCATCTGCTCAACCAGATGCTCatccaacctctggtccttctcagcaagggccagttgtaaaatctgatcaAACCttaacctctggtccttcccaaaaagggtcAGTTGAAACAACTTCACCAAAAAGGGTTCTCAGATCTTCAAAGTCTCCAAGTAAACCATCTCCTCCtccaagaaaaagaagattcttgcagaaaatatcagactctgactctgatgaagcaCCTCCACATCCTCCACCAGCtaagaaacagagaaagaagaTCAAGCCAACTGATATAACTGACCTGACTGTTGAGAcacctcagtcagaggatcccaTACAGACCTTGATCCAATTTTCTGATCAACCTTCAGGTGCAGAGCCAGTCATGATTGAACCTATTTCTGCAGTTCCACTTGAACCGTTGGCAGCTGACATTCAAATGTCAGAATCAATATCTGCATGTAATGATCAACCAGTAGTGGCCAAATCAGATGAAGTGTTGAagttgaatcaggaatctctgattcaacatgaaGACATCACTGCAGCTGACACTCACGTGTCAGATAAAACTCCTGATATTCCAAGccaatcagaagatgcacaTATAGAGGTTGTACTGCAAATGATTCAAGACTCTCTGATTCAAACTCAGGCtaatgttgcagctcctgttcaggagGTTCCTATAGCTGCAACGTCTGATGCAGCTACAGAAGCTCTGGCATCTCATACTCTGAGTATATTTgtcaatgatgatgatgatgatgcaacagAGGTCACCTCTGTTCCTATTCAAACTTCTACTTCTCCAACCTCTGATCCAGTCAGGGAATCAACTCCGGTCAAAATTGATTCTCCAGTACATACATGGTCACCAGTCAGAGAATCTACTCCTACTCCAGTTCATGCTTCTCCAATTCAACATCCCATTTCTGCACAAAGAAAAGTCTGTCAACTATCATATTTCAAGAGGATGTGCAGAGTTCCACCTCCATCTGTGGAAGACAGACTGGCCTCTATTGAGGCCACCCAAACATCAATGCAGCATACTCTGGCTGATTTGAGCTGttctgtagctcagctggttcaagttctcacctctgctgatgtcaaaaagggggagaagatatctaaagacaaatgcaaatctGACCAGCAAATGACAAAGAGAAGGCcagatggtgatgaagaagGTAATAGGGAGATGGCTGACAAGCAGCTAAAGCTGTTACAAATCAAAGAGAAGGAAAGGAGTAATAATgaagcaaactctgatagacCCAGAGATTCTCAACAAAAACACAAGTCTATGGAGTTGACTATTATGTCTCAAGTTCAGAGCATAAGTGAAGCAGTTAGAATTTCTGATGATATATCTAAAGAACTTGCAGTTGTGAACTCTGAggttgagaagaagaagaaagaagatctgattCCTGAATCAgataagctgattgaagctggagatcctgaatctcagaagttctgccaaactttgaagttcagaggcagagaaactaccctattctacaaatctccttcttTGCAAGCTATTGATGAAGCTGTagcaaggaaaatatttgaaaaggaaaatccagga AAGtcaatgatcaagatagcatcagagaatccttctcagagAATGATAAAGCTAAGCAAgaatgcaaatataatcactgatgtatctgatcaaactgaagaggaagaagctggattgaccagaagaagaaagggtgaAGTGAAACTAATCTCTGATataactttaacctctgacaatgctcaagttaaagctcCAGTAACAGAAGAAAAGACTGAAGATACTAAAGTCTCTTGGCTGAAGATAAACTCTGAGAAAACTCAAGATCAGAAAAAGAAgagtctctttggaagccttggtacaagtctgtacaaggaaagctcaatgctcaccagaatcagagctcatggaaccagaggaaaggaagcttatgatactactggtctaggtcacagaAAGGAAAAGATACAAACAAGTTCAGCAACCACCTTCAGAGATCcctatcctctgactgagaaagTGGGGGAATCTGTCACTCAAAAGGACTTAGATAAAGTAGAATCAGTGCAGATCctcatggatactcatgatggcacAGGAGACAAAgagaagattgctatatttctgga acagaccaagGGTGATTCAGCTGAGAGAGGCAATGGAAAGAAGCAAGGTgaatgccttgagagcagctatctatcagactggggatga